The genomic stretch caaagaaaaaataaattgtatacaTTACATTTATTGAGATACATGCACATTACCGGCCACATAAACACCAATCAAACTTACTAACTCTTGCTTAAATAACACTTTTCTCTTTTTAATGGTAGAAGTAGAAGATGTTCGATATTCGGAAGTACGACATTTTCTTAATTACTATTGTTGgataatttttatatttcatgATCTGATCATGTTTgacaattatattttattatagaaaatgtttgaattttctgAGAAATAAACATGcaaaataacaatttgattaaacaaattTTATATTTGCAAGTATGACATTTTGTTGGTAACAATTTTATCATTGTTAAGATAATTGTGAAATTTAGGCCATTCTCTCAtcattagtgtaaataatatcgtttataaaaaaaaattcttaatatTAAAAGTGTAAAGATAAGACTGTTTTTATCAAAAACAAtaatactaaaaaaatttcttgataTTACTTTGAACGTAAATAGAGATGATAGAtcttataaattatttgaaatctTTTGCATTAAAGAGCAAAATccgaaaaatatattttgtgtctGTCCTTGTTTTACTTTATAGAATTTATTATCTTTCAAGGGTCAACATGGACGACGCAAGCAAGTTGCATGGGAAAGGGATCCGTCAAGTTGCATGGGAAAgggattctctccggatctcATCCTTCTAATTCATTAAGTTTGGAAATCttgaccgttgaaatttgatccacaagctaaagttattataacttttaaagtagatccctgtttgtagtcgttgaatcaaatttcaacagtccAGATCTTTGAACTTGATGAATTAGATAAAAAGGATCCGGGGAGGATCCTTTCCAGTTGCATGCCGAAAAGATTAGCCTCATGGCCAGATCTGGCACACTGCAGAGCCGACAAGATTCTTATTTAATTGTATTTTTGACGTGAGCATTATGATAAAAGTGAAGCCGGAGGGAATGAAATACATCTCAAACCATATAAAACTACATCCGGCTCTAAAAGATACATAACATAGCCTAACTTGCACGACTTGCAGCATTGGGTTGGAGAAAACATATTATTCTTCTAAAAATGCCCAAGGCCTTTTTCTTGAAgccgtttttctttttatatcgCATTTTCTTTCGGAAACTCAGAGGTTTCCCCAGAAGTGTGAGCAGCAAAAGCCATGCAACCAGCCTATCATCAAGCCAGTCTAAAAATCAGAAGTCGTTCAGTTCTCTTCACTCCCAAAGATCAAACCTCACAAACCAAACTCTGATCGTCTTCAACGTCGAAGGAGCTCTACTGAAAGCatcttgtttgtttaattacttCATGCTCGTGGCTTTTGAAGCTGGAGGTTTCGTAAGGGCACTCGTTCTTTTCCTATTATGGCCTATCATATTTCTCGTCGGTGACAAATTAGGGTTGAAAATAATGGTGATGGTCTGCTTCTTTGGGGTTAAGAAAGACAGCTTTAGAGTTGGCACAGCTGTTTTGCCTAAGTTCTTCTTGGAAGACGTTGGGTTGGAAGCCTTTGAGGTGCTTCAAAGAGGTGCAAAGAAAATTGCTGTTAGTAAGCTACCACAAGTAATGATTGAGAGCTTCTTAAAAGACTACTTGGAGATCGATATGGTGGTTGGGAAGGAGTTAAAGGTGTGTGGTGGATACTTTTTGGGTATCATGGAAGAAGAGGAGAATAGAAATATTGTTTCGCCGCTTTTGGAAGAACTAGAACGTGGTGGACATGATAGTATGGCCTTTGATACAATTGGTATCTCTGCCTCCAACAAATTTCGCTATCACCAATTATTCTCTTATTGCAAGGTACTTCCTTTATTCTATTTTCACTCCGGTTAGTTAAACAAGAGTACATAGTTTACTTTcctttaattatatattaaaattttgaaacttcatgggtatgttgttaaatttagaGAGATTTAGAGTAAACCTGGATAAGATATCGTATAAAACAATTTTCATATATATTAAATAGATTTGGTTTAAGTTAATACATTCTTCTATATTTTGGTATAAGTTAATGGACAATCATTTTCCAACATAGGTCAATAATTGTGTGTGTCTAATTTGCATTATTAAAAATATTGGGAGAAATGGTTTGTTCCATGTAGCCTTTTCTGTTTCTTCTTTGATTGTGAATTGGTTttatgtttaattaatttttgctAGAAAACTAAATTGTTGCAATATTTTCTGTCTTGGCCTGAAAAATTGTTGCAACTTGCACGTGCAGGATGTTTATCTAGTGGGAGACTCAGATAAGAGGAGCTGGAAGAACCTACCCAGAGACAGATACCCAAAGAAGGTCGTTTTCCATGATGGTCGATTAGCTCTCACACCAACCCCACTTGAAACCCTGGCAGTATTAATGTGGGCACCAATAGGGATAGCCGTAGCAATCTTCAGAATCATCGTTGGCATATCACTGCCTTACCACGTGTCACTCCCTCTGCTAAGTTTCAGTGGTCTGCAACTGACTGTGGGTGCTCCTAAACTCCGGAAACAAACCCTTCCAACGGACAAGCCTAGAGGTGTGCTTTACGTTTGTAACCATAGAACGCTGCTAGACCCTCTCTACCTTTGCTTCGCATTGAAGAAAAACCTACACGCAGTAACGTACAGCCTAAGCAAGATGTCTGAGATCCTCTCACCAATCAAGACCGTCCGATTAACAAGAAATCGCCATCAAGACGGAAAGATGATGGAGAAGTTGTTGAATCAAGGGGACGTCGTTGTCTGCCCCGAAGGAACGACGTGTCGTGAACCTTACCTCCTTAGGTTTAGTCCTTTATTTTCAGAAATTAGTGACGAAATAATTCCCGTTGCAATCACCACCCACGTCAGCATGTTCCATGGCACTACTGCCGGTGGGCTCAAGTGCCTGGACCCACTTTTCTTCACCATGAACCCCTCACCGATCTACACCGTTCAGTTGCTGGAGAAGGTATCCGGGCTGTCCACCTGtcgtgatggggatagatcaAACTTTGATGTCGCTAATTACGTGCAAGGTGAGATTGGTAAGGCATTAGGGTTTGAAAGCACCAAGTTTACAAGGAGAGATAAATACTTGATTTTAGCCGGGAACGAAGGTATTGCTTCCAAATGTACAATTTAAATCCCGAGCAATGCCAAAGGGCCGTTATTTCAGACTACATTCAAGTGAACCACATTGAAACTTCGAAAGTGATATCGACTTGTTGCCCTTGTGTCCATTTAATTCTTCGCTTTGCTTTCAAGCTAATGTAGTATTATTGATTGATGATACAATTAAGTATAGACTAGGGTTTTCCTTTAtcaagtattttttttcttttctttcctacATTATCTATAGAATATATTGTATGCTCCAACCATGTACTTTCGctcaaatttataattaaatataggTCATGACTTCTCAATTCTCTCTTTTCTATACATCAGAAGCATTAACAGGTTTGAATTTTGTCTGTATATCTGTACACACATGCCCTTTTTAGCAATATCTCGTTTTATTGTAACAACATATCGTACTAACCGTGTATtcattatatatacacacacacacacacacacacacacacctagaTATTAATCCTAGAAAAAGATTATCTTTAGACTAAAACCTTAAccaagataaaataaaataaaaatataaaaaaaaataaataaataaataactaattatAGTCTTTTGACTTATGTCCAAGTCAGCATGTATATTTATTGCCAGACTTAATTccttttatgtaatttttttattcctaTATTATCCTTGAGTGAATTATAATGTctcatatttaatttatttataactttTCATTTTATTGCTAACATAAATGATTCTACTTAGAAATGATACTTTTTGTCCAACCCAAAAAATTATCTTCAACCATGTAAGAAGAAAGGGCTAGGGCCACCGTCCACATCtcatattttttcttcttatacaTAGTgttgataatttatttttaccttcTCATACATCGAATCtaccaattttttcttttgatgttaATGTATCAATACTTTCGTACCTATATGTACGTATATACTGACACTTCCGCACCGATATTTCTGAATTGATGCTAACGTATCAATACTTTCGTacctatatgtatgtatgtacaacttgacccgaaatgtccacttggactccgagtcgagctgtgctggctgacacctggaaggtgacaaagccataaggTGTAGTGTAGTGGaacatgtgaataaatttatacctaaaagtgcctaattaTAAGAGTGCGCTAGTGAGTGGGAATGAAAccaattcacacgtgatgtcagagtataagtaaagtacaataaagGTAAAAGAGGAATTATACCGTCGATAGTATTCTCACAACAACATTTTGCCAGAAATCCTCGTCAACACGAAGGCTCAACCACTAGAatctggaggggcgaaaaataagggtgagtgggcctaaaaataaagtttgtaaaaaccttttcaaaaacataagtcgtaaaacaagtatagtttccaaaatatagatactacgtatagtaagaaGGTACTTATCGTAACCTACAATATCTTAAGATTCAATACGACACAATATTTCGTAAATAAACGTACGACGCTCATAATCAACATAATCTCACATAAGCAAACATCTCATATTGAGTGCTCATTAACACGTGCTGACACGcaagttcatgcagaggtatttctgacatgaacaggactggtgtaacaatgatatacggtctagtactacaatcacgtgaagactgatGTTATATGcagcacatacgagtcctaattgcctatagcaatataggacaggactggcacctataatggatccaaagtgagcatacggtgcgatgtgcacatacacgtgaaaaATTGGCCCTGGCCTGAGTGAGTACTAACATCGGTGCAGCAAACGATGAGcatataacataaatatagtcatgccacagtgatttgataattctagtcaacataatattattcatagTTGTAAACTGAATTAAGGCATCCTGTAAGATTTATAGTGATCTTAATTCCCACTGTTACGTCATTTcctataaacgttaatttaattacGACAGTCGtatagaaaattcattattagatgtatatatggaaactaaacaaatatatgtatatatcaaagaaaagacccactcactaaTCATGTCGTCGAGTCGAACTCGCCTCGAAGCATCGAGGGTCCTTGCGATGCGTTTCACCTAAAAACGAAACTATTTATGTAAATACGTAACGCACTAACTCGTTTTTGTACAAAGTATggctaataaaaaaatattttaaaacgaTCAGATTTCGGAAAACGAAGGGCGGATTTGGGTCTGGCACATCGAGAAACCTAAGGAGAGACCTCGGATTCCTCCCAATGCCACCACACGAGGTGCCATAAGGTGGCTACACCGACAGCCACGTGCGGCATGCGCCGACAACCCTCACGTGCGCCCACGCGCCTTCGAGTACAATTGTACTCGCCTTCCTCGCAAGTTCCTACAATTTTGtaggtttaaaaataatatagaaCTTCGAAATAaagaggatttgaggatttaaaaataatatacaattttGTAGGTTTATAAAATTTTCTATATCGTAATCTCGATCATTCAAATGCATGTTCATAATACTCTTCTGTCAATCATATATTGTGCATAAAGTCTCCATACAACGTCTTAAATAGTGCCataaccaaaattgaaaattgtaaTCGTGGTTACACATAACTCTAATAGGGATAGGTGACAGTCATAATCATACTAAAACTGTAGATAGTAGAACGAATAAATGCAACATGTTCACCAAGGTCTGGACAATTCGTTCAGATTAATCGTTAGTTTGAAGGTGAAATGTGGTTCTGGCATAAAGTTAGTACACATGGTCTTCAAGGAAATTGTCAAAGACTTGGAAGTGAAACATGTATCACGATGAAATATAGTAGCGTGATTCATCCAATGTACCTGAACAATATGGTTCACAAGGTCTTAGCGAGCAGATTCATAGTGAATTTCTCTCGGATTTAGCAAAAAACTATGTCGAGAAAACTACaagaacactcaagaatttgagggtcaaacaAGTCCATCAAATCTAGAATACGAGGTAACTAGAGTGAATGTATGACATCTCGCTACAACAGTAGCTTCCAGAAGATTTAATCACCAATGGTAAAATTTGTTCAGCAAAGCATTTGTTGGTTGATTGAAGCATTAATGTTCAAAACTAAAATCAGATGTCCGAGCAATTTTCCTAAATGATTCTTCTGCTTCAGAAGCAACACAAAGTGTAGTAGTCTAGACATGTACTCAAGGTTGACTGGAATGTCTTCCGGCACAAAGGGGTGAATATGGAATCACAAGCAGAGTAGATGTTGATCGAAACGTCAGAAAATCTGATAATTTCAAGAACGAGGAAATTTACCAATTGGTCTAAATGTAGTCCCTCTGAACCAACGAAATGTGAGTTGACTTGTCAAGTAGGTCAGTAATCATCGAACATTATCATATTCTCCATTGTTGACTCTAGGTCATGAGTAAGATGGTTCATTTTGAATGGTTCTAACTGTTGGGAAAAGTAAGTGACACTCCGTCATGCAATATCTACCTAGCCAAAACATTCAAAGAAAACGTCATCGTGGATTTCGAAATGATTAATGTCATCGAAAGATGTAAAACAAAGGTAAGGTGAGACAACACTTCGGTTGTCAGAAACTTTATTCATAATCAACATCACAACTAAACTAACTTTCCTCGGTTGATATGTGAAGAAAAACACTATAGTCAAAAAATCTCTAATAAATTGTCGATAAAATCGACAAGACCAAGAATATCCCGCATTTCACAacactttgtgagaatttcaactttcttccgctacaacctttgaaatttgacaaGGATGTCATCTGCTGAGGTCACATCTCCCAAGAAAAGTATCAACTAAACAAAGGCAATATTTGAGGGATTTGGTGTAAAGCTAGCTGTCAGTGTATAGAGAATAAATTTCGTTGCTGGAGTAGGCAAGAAAGTCATCAACAAGGCTACTACAATTTTGTCAAGTTATGGAAGAAAACTCAGGTTCTAAAAGTTGGTCAAAAAGACCACCAACTCGAAGTAGGGGCTAATGGTTTTTCGTCGTCATCTGACTGAGTCGCTAAAGTCTAGGTACAATCCTAAGGTTCGACCTTTCACCTTCGTGGATATTGAAATTCCTTAGATAAAGTGTTTGGTAGCGTAAATTCCTAATAGATAAGCTTTAGTAACTAGGTTCTGTTAATATTGAAGGACTTGTTCGAAAAGACACAAGGAAAACTGGTGTGGTACGAGAAAGTAGATCGATAATGTACTTCACTTCACCATTTGGTGATATCCCAGGTAAAATTTGGAGAAATGACGCCAGAGATATACATCCTCAAAATGTACCATACTACTTCCTTTCACTATGTGATGTGCCAATAAGTCTTCAAAGCTTTCTTGATACTCAATTCTCTCTAATGGTGAGAAATTAACTCGTACTTCAATTTTACTGTCTACCACTGGGAGTGATCAAAATTGTGGCTAGTTAAAGAGGTTTTGTTTACCTAGATAGGTGATAAGTTAAAAACAACCATGAGTTTACTGTCCTAATACAAAGTTTGCTCCTTAGTTTCTTAGGCTCAAGTAGTCATCATCAACTGATCTATTAGTCGCACTGCTAATTAATGCACATATGATATCTTGATATTGTTTGCTACCCTGAAACTGTGAACCGGCGTTCTGGCATAAATGTATCATTCCTAGATACTAGTACATGCATCCGGTATCAGAAATCATACTGTCTGAATACTGGTTGACAGTTCCTGGATCTTAGACAGTATCGTCAATTAGTAGCCACCATAGGCTGATTACATGTTAGAGCTCACTCGGGTAGATGGTTTCAGATGATTGGTAAGGAACCAGTCCATTGATGTGGTTTCATTAATCCTAGGGAAAATACTTACTACTTTGGGATTTCTATTAACTGTAGGTATAACAACTCGTACACCTGTGCCTATGCTCGTCGAAATAACGAGTACATCAACCAAAGAAATTCGAGAAACTAGCATTGTTTGGAACATCCTAAAGCAGGAAAAATTTGCTAATAATCTACTTTAGAACGGACTTAAACAGGAGTCGATCTTCCTCTTAAAGATCCAAATTGATCACTAGTGTGTTTGAAGTTGTCCCCCAGATGTTCTTTCGTCTAGTGCTACCACTTTAGTACCAGGTTGTCGCTTTAGACAATTCTAGAATCTCGACGGAGTAAACATTGTAGGAATTCTGATAGATGACATATTAACGGATACTACCTAGGAATCAAAACTATTTATGGGTTCCTAACTTGGAATGGTTGGTAGAAATGACTAAATGGTAGTGGGATTGATTGCTAAATCTTAGGTGGCATACAATTACTAATGCATTAACACTGCTTCAAGGCCATCAACTTGTCTCAATTCAGAAATTTTCCTTGGCAGGGAGGTTCTTCGTTTAAGTATAATGGCGTCCACCAAAACGATGTTCTAGAGTGTCGATATGTTGTCTAACTCAATCAAAACTTAGAAAAAGTTAACACATTTTTCGTGCTCCACGAGGTGGCAAAATTCAACAATTAGGTTCAAGAATCGAGAATGCTTACATCATGCATGTAATGAACATAATACTGCCCAAACTTAtgttctgataccaaattgacacatcTTGACCCGGAATGTCTACTTGGACTCCGAGTCGAGTTGTGCTGGCTGACACTTGGAAGGTGACAAAGTCATAAGGTGTAGTGTAGTGGAACATGTAAATAAATTCaaacctaaaagtgcttaaTTATAAGAGTGTGCTAATAGGCGAGAATGAACCTaattcacacgtgatgttagagcataagtaaagtacaataaagGTAAAAGAGGAATTATATCGTCGGTAGTATTCCCACAACAACATTTTTCCAAAAATGCTCGTCAACACGAAGGCTCAGCCACTAGAACTTGGATGGGtgaaaaacaaaggtgagtgggcctaaaataaagttttgtaaaaacttttttgaaaacataataaaCCCTTGcagtaaaacaagtatagtttccaaaatatacatactacgtatagtaagaaGGAAAAAGGTACTTATCGTAACTTGCAATATCTCGAGATTCAATACGGCACAATATTTCGTAAATAAACACATGATGTTCGTAATCAACATAATCTCACATAAGCAAACATctcatatcgagtgctcatcgacacatgctaacacacgagttcatgcagaggtatttcTGACATAAACGTGACtgggtgtaacaatgatatatGCTCTAGTATTACAaccacgtgaagactggcgttATGTGCAGCACATACAAGttctaattgcctatagcaatatAGGACATGATtgacacctacaatggatccaaagtgagtgtaCAGTGCAATGTGCACATACATGTAAAAGATTGGCCCTAGCCTAGGCGAGTACTAACACTTGTGCAGCaaacgatgagcagataacataaatatagtcatgccacagtgattcgataattctagtcaacataatattattcatagTTGTAAACTGAATTAAGGCATCCCGTAAGATTTATAgtgatttcctaattctcacTGTTACGTTATTTCCTATAAACATTACCTAATTCTCACAGTTACGCCATTTcctataaacgttaatttaattacAGCGGTCGtatagaaaattcattattagatgtatatatggaaactaaataaatatatgtatatattaaagaAAAGACTCACTCACTAATCATGTCGTCGAGTCGAACCTGCCTCGAATTATCAAGAGTCCTTGCGATTCGTTTTGCCTAAAAACGAAACCATTTTTGTAAATACATAATGTAATAACGCGTTTTTGTACAAAGTACGGCtaataaagaaattattttaaaacgGTCAAATTTTAGAAAACGGAGGGCGAATTCGGGTCCGGCACGTCGAGAAACCTAAGGAGAGACCTCAAGTTCCTCCCAGCGTCGCCACAAGGTGGCTGCACCAGCAACCACGCATCGCACGTGTCAACCACCCTTAAGCTTTAACGCGCGCCCACGCTCCTGCGAGTACAACTGTACTCGCCTTCCTCacaagttcatgcaattttaCACGTTTTTGGTTCAACCTCCAGAGTTCTTAACGAGCTCAAATCTCAGCCATTTTTTGTGATTTAAAAACCAGAGCAAAGCTAGAAATGTGAGGAATCAGTTTATACCTATTTGGGTCAAGTCAACATCAGTGATAGCTGAAAAATAGGCTTAAAAGAGGTTGGATGACCAGGATTCTTGAGTTCCCCAGAAAAGTGGAAGATCCTTCCCTTCGTCCAATCTGCACTAACCTTCCCCCAAATCTCATTTTAAGGTTGAAAAATGATGTAGAACTTCGAAATAAAAAGGATTTGAGGTTGGGGGTCCCGAGACTCACCGTGGTCGAGCTTTGCAAGTTCGCCAGAAAACATGACGTTGGTGCTCGTTCCAAGGCTAAGGGAAAAGCATGCGAGACATGGTGGTGATGATATGATGGTGTGATGTCACTCGCCAAAATGGGCATCACCATGAGTGGCTGGTAATGGTCTTGGCCACTGCAACTCCTTGGTGTTTCATCGAGAGAAAATAGAGTTAAGGGGAGAGgtcgagaaagagagagacagtgGTATGGTGACCTGAGGGCTTGTCGGAGTACGCTGGTGGTGTGTGGCTGGTGACGTTGATGGCGTACGTGTCATTCTTTGCACTTGCAGAGAAAGAGTTTGAAATAAGAGGTGAAGGATGACAGATGAGAGGGAGAGAAGTgaatgttgaaaaaaaaaaaaaaaaaaaaaagggagagagagatatcCAGGAGATAAGGAACACAAAGGAATGGGGAGAGAATGGGTTGTGGACCCCACTGGTTGCACAAACCAATGCCACAAAAGACAAAGTAGAAAAATATCCCTGCAACgtgaaattaccaaattgccCTCCATGTTCGTAGTTTCGTAAAATTTTAACCGTAGCTTCGATTTGGATTCCAATTGTGCCTACATGTTCGTAGTGACGAACACTACGAGGATACACTAAAAGAATGTTTCATACATCTCACAATGCattggtcaacgaaagtcaacgtCCTCACCTCTAAGGGTATTTTCGTTAATAccctcttttaaaattaataaaattgtaaaatagggacgggttgtcataATGTACCTATTTGTACATATGTACCTATGTGTACATATGTACCAAGACTGTCATACCGATACTTCCGTACCTATGTGCACGTATGTACCTACACATATGTACCGACCCTTATCCAATTCCTATATATAGACAATAAGGAGTTgttatactatttttttttcttttgtgatatatatatatatatatattaagggttattatttaattttttaacctaTGTTTTTGTAGTTGCTTTTTCTATCTTCGACTTCTTAAGGTGACTGACCTAAAATTTCTATATACTTAATTTGTTTGTCAGCAAGTATAAATTAGTATAATTTACCTTAGTTGGATTTATCTTATTGACTtttgtatcaaaatttaaatgtttttgaattttgaatggtttATTAACGGAATATATTTAAGCCTTAATTATAGAAtatcaaataatttttcattattttattatatgaatCTCATTAATGAACCAATTATAAAtcaagaaaatttagtttaattgatttcattttaaaatgggtcttacaaatatcatttataacaaaaaaaacatatcgATTGGAAAAAGAGAAAACCTAACATTGCCACGTCagccatcaaattaacatttgacatttatCTTTTAAGAGCATCTttaaaggaaatgtcaaatttaaaacataaaatttgaatttgactaCCTATGTggtattttgacattttttaaagttttgttctccATCCTAtgtgtcaaattaaattattattttattacactattttcttttcattttatttttattttttaaacgcGAAATGAAGCCCTGCCCTTCTTTTTGGACTTCTCCTGAtcatcttctttctctcttttctgaAACTTTGTACACCCACCTGCTTTTCTTCTCCATCATTCTCTCAATCTCATTTTTTTCTCGTTTTGTTGATgataaatttaaaagaaaaagtaaaacaaaaggGATTGTTGCAGggaaaaaaattgatatttatattttaatggaTCTGGATTCTCAAGATTGATGCAACTTCCGCTAGACAAAGCGGTGCTCGTCCTAGTCTTCTTTATCCTTTCGTTTTAAAACCGGCTGATGCCAAGATACTGTGGAAAGGTAGGAGAGGGGAAGGAGAAAGACGAGAGGAACTGTGGAACGGGAGAGAGAATCCTATGCACAGACGAGAACACAAATTAATTTCCATTGCAGAGAAAAAATCCAACTATGAAGACCACGGCGAAGTAGGGAAGAGCAGATTTTACCTTTAGGTCTGCAACTCCGTTTGCAGGTGTGGTGAT from Pyrus communis chromosome 7, drPyrComm1.1, whole genome shotgun sequence encodes the following:
- the LOC137741111 gene encoding probable glycerol-3-phosphate acyltransferase 3, translated to MPKAFFLKPFFFLYRIFFRKLRGFPRSVSSKSHATSLSSSQSKNQKSFSSLHSQRSNLTNQTLIVFNVEGALLKASCLFNYFMLVAFEAGGFVRALVLFLLWPIIFLVGDKLGLKIMVMVCFFGVKKDSFRVGTAVLPKFFLEDVGLEAFEVLQRGAKKIAVSKLPQVMIESFLKDYLEIDMVVGKELKVCGGYFLGIMEEEENRNIVSPLLEELERGGHDSMAFDTIGISASNKFRYHQLFSYCKDVYLVGDSDKRSWKNLPRDRYPKKVVFHDGRLALTPTPLETLAVLMWAPIGIAVAIFRIIVGISLPYHVSLPLLSFSGLQLTVGAPKLRKQTLPTDKPRGVLYVCNHRTLLDPLYLCFALKKNLHAVTYSLSKMSEILSPIKTVRLTRNRHQDGKMMEKLLNQGDVVVCPEGTTCREPYLLRFSPLFSEISDEIIPVAITTHVSMFHGTTAGGLKCLDPLFFTMNPSPIYTVQLLEKVSGLSTCRDGDRSNFDVANYVQGEIGKALGFESTKFTRRDKYLILAGNEGIASKCTI